DNA sequence from the Staphylococcus epidermidis genome:
CTTTTAACTTCTATCATAAAGATTATACATTTCTCATAGTAAACGTCATGCTTTCAATGACATTTGTTAAAGCACTGGCAGTATCCAGTGATGTTAAACAAGGTACACCATTTTCAACTGTTGTACGTCGAATTTGGAATCCATCTCGTTCGATTTCTTTTCCTTTTGTCATAGTATTAATGACAATTTGCACTTCTCCATTTTGAATTCGTGTCAGTAAATCATCCTCGCCACCGATTTTACCTACGACCTCAACTGGAATATTATGATCTTTTAACTTTTGTGCTGTTCCACGAGTAGCCAATATTTTGTAGCCTATTTCATTTAATCGATGTGCAATCTTGACTATTTCATCTTTATCTTTATCACTTACAGTCATCAATACTGTACCATGATCTTTCACTTCAAATCCGCTACCAGTGAGACCTTTGTATAGCGCTTTTTCAAGTGTTAGGTCTTTACCCATAACTTCACCTGTAGACTTCATCTCTGGTCCAAGCGTTATATCTACATTTTTTAATTTATTAAAACTAAATACGGGCGCTTTAACATATACGCCTTCAGAGTATGGTTGGATACCTTGTTTGAACCCAATTTCGGCAAGCGTTTCACCCATAATTGCACGCATCGCTAATTGTGCCATTTGAATATCAGTAATCTTACTTAAGAATGGTACCGTACGGCTTGAACGCGGATTAACTTCTAACACATAAACACCGTCGTGAGCTATGACAAATTGAATGTTAATAAGACCTTTAATATTTAAACCTTTTGCCAATTTAATTGTGTAGTCTTCGAGTGTATTAATTTCGTCTTGAGTCAGTGTTTGTGGTGGATAAACTGCAATAGAATCTCCACTGTGAACACCTGCACGCTCTATATGTTCCATAATTCCTGGAATCACGACAGTCTCACCATCTGAAATAGCATCCACTTCTATCTCTTTTCCTGTTAAATAGCGGTCTACCAATACAGGATGTTCTGGACTTGCTTTAACAGCTTGAGTCATATAATTTTCAAGTTCTTGATCATTATCTACAATCTCCATTGCACGGCCACCAAGCACGTATGAAGGACGAACTACAACTGGATAGCCTATTTCTCTTGCATTTTCAAGAGCTTCTTTAGGTGATGTAGCAGTTTTACCTTGTGGCTGGGGTACAGCTATTTCACGTAATAACGCTTCAAATTCCTTTCTATCCTCAGCTCGATTTAAATCTTCTAATGATGTTCCGAGAATTTTAACACCATGTTGTGCTAACTTATCAGCTAAGTTTATTGCTGTTTGACCACCAAATTGTACTACAACACCTTTAGGTTGTTCTAAGTTAATGATATTCATAACATCTTCTTCTGTTAGTGGTTCAAAATATAATTTGTCAGAAATTGAAAAGTCAGTAGATACAGTCTCCGGATTATTATTCACAATAATAGCTTCGTAACCAGCATTTTGAATAGCCCATACTGCATGTACAGTTGCATAATCAAATTCTACCCCTTGGCCAATTCTAATTGGTCCTGAACCTAGTACTAGAATTTTCTCTTTATCAGTTACTATAGATTCATTTTCATATTCATACGTACCATAATAGTATGGCGTTGTGGATTCAAATTCAGCTGCACATGTATCAACCATTTTATAAACTGGTTTAATATTTTGACTCATACGTAGTTGATATATGTCTTTTTCTTCCTTATCCCATCTATGAGCAATCACTTTATCACTAAAACCATAATCTTTAGCGTATTTTAAATACTCTAAATCACCTTGATGATTTTTAAGTTCATGCTCAATATCAATAATGTTTTGGAACTTATTTAGGAAGAAATAGTCAATTTTTGTCATATTATGAAGTTCTTCAAGAGATGTTCCTCTACGAATTGCTTCGCCGATAAAGAACAATCTTTCATCATCTTGATGTCCAATACGCTCTTTAATGTAATCTAATTCATAACTTTCTCCATTTGGTAAACCTAAATGATGAACACCATATTCAAGTGAACGAATGGCTTTCAGTAAAGATTCTTCATATGTACGACCGATTGCCATGACTTCGCCTGTCGCTTTCATTTGAGTTCCAAGTTCACGTTCACCTTTTTCGAATTTATCAAATGGGAAACGTGGAATTTTAGAAATAACATAGTCTAAAGTTGGTTCAAATGCAGCATATGAAGTTCCTGTGATAGGGTTAAGCATTTCATCTAATGTTAAACCTACGGCAATCTTAGCAGCTAATTTTGCAATAGGATAACCCGTCGCTTTTGAAGCTAATGCTGATGAACGAGACACACGTGGGTTGACCTCAATGATGTAATAATTCAATGAATGTGGGTCAAGCGCGAGTTGCACATTACATCCACCTTCAATACCTAAAGCACGAATTACTTTTAAAGATACGTCTCGTAGCATTTGATATTCTACATCTGACAGTGTTTGACTCGGTGCAACAACGATTGAATCTCCAGTATGAATGCCTACAGGATCTATGTTCTCCATATTACATACTACGATTGCGTTATCATTTTTATCACGCATAACTTCATATTCGATTTCTTTATAACCTGCGATTGATTTTTCTATTAAACATTGTGTAGCAGGGCTATAGTGTAAACCATTACTAACAACTTCTTTTAATTCAGCATCATTATGGCAAATACCACCGCCAGTACCTCCCATCGTAAATGCAGGACGTACAATTAACGGGTATCCAACTTGTTCTTTAAATTCAAATGCTT
Encoded proteins:
- the carB gene encoding carbamoyl-phosphate synthase large subunit produces the protein MPKRDDIKTILVVGSGPIIIGQAAEFDYAGTQACLALKEEGYRVILVNSNPATIMTDKEIADKVYIEPLTHDFIARIIRKEQPDALLPTLGGQTGLNMAIQLHDSGVLEANNVKLLGTELESIQQAEDREMFRTLMNDLNVPVPESDIVNTVEQAFEFKEQVGYPLIVRPAFTMGGTGGGICHNDAELKEVVSNGLHYSPATQCLIEKSIAGYKEIEYEVMRDKNDNAIVVCNMENIDPVGIHTGDSIVVAPSQTLSDVEYQMLRDVSLKVIRALGIEGGCNVQLALDPHSLNYYIIEVNPRVSRSSALASKATGYPIAKLAAKIAVGLTLDEMLNPITGTSYAAFEPTLDYVISKIPRFPFDKFEKGERELGTQMKATGEVMAIGRTYEESLLKAIRSLEYGVHHLGLPNGESYELDYIKERIGHQDDERLFFIGEAIRRGTSLEELHNMTKIDYFFLNKFQNIIDIEHELKNHQGDLEYLKYAKDYGFSDKVIAHRWDKEEKDIYQLRMSQNIKPVYKMVDTCAAEFESTTPYYYGTYEYENESIVTDKEKILVLGSGPIRIGQGVEFDYATVHAVWAIQNAGYEAIIVNNNPETVSTDFSISDKLYFEPLTEEDVMNIINLEQPKGVVVQFGGQTAINLADKLAQHGVKILGTSLEDLNRAEDRKEFEALLREIAVPQPQGKTATSPKEALENAREIGYPVVVRPSYVLGGRAMEIVDNDQELENYMTQAVKASPEHPVLVDRYLTGKEIEVDAISDGETVVIPGIMEHIERAGVHSGDSIAVYPPQTLTQDEINTLEDYTIKLAKGLNIKGLINIQFVIAHDGVYVLEVNPRSSRTVPFLSKITDIQMAQLAMRAIMGETLAEIGFKQGIQPYSEGVYVKAPVFSFNKLKNVDITLGPEMKSTGEVMGKDLTLEKALYKGLTGSGFEVKDHGTVLMTVSDKDKDEIVKIAHRLNEIGYKILATRGTAQKLKDHNIPVEVVGKIGGEDDLLTRIQNGEVQIVINTMTKGKEIERDGFQIRRTTVENGVPCLTSLDTASALTNVIESMTFTMRNV